Proteins found in one Limnohabitans sp. TEGF004 genomic segment:
- a CDS encoding SUMF1/EgtB/PvdO family nonheme iron enzyme: protein MAKGRLYRAARCTPAPWAKGRTYPWTTGDSPQGANTSDPDPWPRAAPAGATRQGVNGLYNMGANVWEWTTDSTDATGRERRTVGGSWWYGAFNMKADVKAFKPADFYAVYIGFRCVYDR, encoded by the coding sequence GTGGCAAAAGGCAGGCTTTACCGAGCTGCGCGATGCACCCCTGCACCGTGGGCCAAAGGCCGCACTTACCCATGGACCACAGGCGACAGCCCGCAAGGCGCTAACACCAGCGACCCCGACCCATGGCCGCGTGCCGCCCCCGCAGGCGCGACACGCCAAGGTGTGAATGGCTTGTATAACATGGGCGCGAATGTGTGGGAATGGACCACCGACAGCACAGACGCCACAGGTCGCGAACGCAGAACGGTGGGTGGCTCTTGGTGGTACGGCGCGTTCAACATGAAAGCCGATGTGAAGGCGTTTAAGCCTGCAGATTTTTATGCGGTCTACATCGGGTTTCGATGTGTGTATGACCGCTGA
- a CDS encoding 3'-5' exonuclease — translation MTQRRDTPDKEAIALLPEFPRLGLDRITLVNTGKQAQQAHDALITSPAWGFDTESKPTFRVGEASDGPHVLQLSTGERAWVFQLHDPECRAVAADLLAREGIAKAGFGLGDDRKRIIQKFGVEPAGILELNTIFKAQGYRKEMGVKGAVAVLFNQRFQKSKKAATSNWANLRLSESQLVYAANDAYAAYRVWEALQL, via the coding sequence ATGACACAACGCCGCGACACCCCCGACAAAGAAGCCATCGCCCTGCTTCCAGAGTTTCCTCGTTTGGGGCTTGACCGCATCACCTTGGTCAACACCGGCAAACAAGCGCAACAGGCTCACGATGCGTTGATCACATCACCCGCTTGGGGCTTTGACACTGAATCAAAGCCCACCTTTCGCGTGGGCGAAGCGTCTGACGGCCCGCATGTGTTGCAGCTTTCCACGGGCGAACGCGCTTGGGTGTTTCAGCTACACGACCCCGAGTGCAGAGCTGTGGCTGCCGACTTGTTAGCGCGCGAAGGCATTGCCAAAGCAGGCTTTGGTTTGGGCGACGACCGCAAACGCATCATCCAAAAATTTGGCGTCGAGCCTGCGGGCATCTTGGAGCTCAACACCATTTTCAAAGCCCAGGGCTATCGCAAAGAAATGGGCGTCAAGGGCGCAGTGGCAGTGCTGTTCAACCAGCGTTTTCAAAAGTCAAAGAAGGCAGCCACCAGCAACTGGGCCAATCTGCGCTTGAGCGAATCACAGCTGGTTTACGCCGCCAACGATGCGTATGCGGCGTATCGCGTGTGGGAAGCGTTGCAGCTGTAA
- the ylqF gene encoding ribosome biogenesis GTPase YlqF codes for MAIQWFPGHMHLTRKAIGERIKEIDVVIEMLDARLPGSSANPMLAELIKTKPALKVLSKQDLADPARTAMWLAHYNAMPGVRAIGLDTSMSSPAKALIDNCQQLAPNRGGMVKPMRVLICGIPNVGKSTLINTLKGKRATKTGDEAGITKTEQRIALADDFYLYDTPGVLWPRIIVEQSGFNLAASGAIGVNAFDEETVALELLNYLIPHYPNELKQRYNIDDVASHTDEEMLEAIGRKRGAVQSGGRINTTKAAHIVIHDFRTAALGRVTLETPEEFAAWLAEGKIADAERAVRKEAIEKNKKTAFKSKKR; via the coding sequence ATGGCTATTCAATGGTTCCCCGGACACATGCACCTCACGCGCAAAGCGATTGGGGAGCGCATCAAAGAGATTGACGTTGTCATCGAAATGCTTGACGCCCGTTTGCCCGGCTCTAGCGCCAACCCGATGCTGGCCGAACTCATCAAAACAAAGCCTGCACTCAAGGTGCTGAGCAAGCAAGACTTGGCTGACCCAGCTCGCACCGCGATGTGGCTGGCCCACTACAACGCCATGCCCGGCGTGCGTGCCATTGGCCTCGACACCAGCATGTCGTCACCCGCCAAAGCGCTGATCGACAACTGCCAGCAACTCGCCCCCAACCGTGGCGGCATGGTCAAGCCCATGCGCGTGCTCATTTGCGGCATTCCCAACGTGGGCAAGTCCACCCTCATCAACACCCTCAAAGGCAAGCGCGCCACCAAAACGGGCGACGAAGCCGGTATCACCAAAACCGAGCAACGCATTGCCTTGGCCGATGATTTTTATTTGTACGACACACCGGGCGTGCTGTGGCCGCGCATCATCGTCGAGCAAAGCGGCTTCAACCTAGCCGCCAGCGGCGCGATTGGCGTGAACGCGTTTGACGAAGAAACCGTTGCGCTTGAGCTGCTCAACTACCTCATTCCGCACTACCCCAACGAGCTCAAGCAGCGCTACAACATCGACGACGTGGCCAGCCACACCGACGAAGAAATGCTCGAAGCCATTGGCCGCAAGCGCGGCGCAGTTCAAAGCGGCGGCCGCATCAACACTACCAAAGCCGCGCACATCGTCATCCACGATTTCCGCACCGCTGCGCTGGGCCGCGTCACACTAGAAACGCCAGAAGAATTTGCTGCGTGGCTGGCCGAAGGCAAGATTGCTGATGCCGAACGTGCCGTGCGCAAAGAGGCGATTGAGAAAAACAAGAAAACGGCGTTCAAATCTAAGAAGCGTTGA
- a CDS encoding tRNA-uridine aminocarboxypropyltransferase → MSVYLPHAVSRLRASRLARSVKPFLARGGPKGERCAGCRLVPTHCICALRPNVPTRAGMCLLMADIEPLKPSNTGWLIADVVADTFAFGWARTEVDPALLALLNDPQWQPYVVFPAEFADDTRVVHEVTHNANTQPVKRPLFMLLDGTWDEARKMFRKSPYLQNFPVLSLQPEQLSRYKLRRAQSEAHLCTAEVGAMCLALANDTQAAEALNAYFEVFTEHYIKAKQQLPVDLTDDVHLRLQTATHSA, encoded by the coding sequence GTGTCCGTCTACTTGCCCCACGCGGTTTCTCGCCTTCGCGCCTCGCGCCTAGCCCGCAGCGTCAAACCCTTTCTAGCTCGTGGCGGCCCCAAAGGCGAACGCTGCGCTGGCTGCCGCTTGGTGCCCACCCACTGCATCTGCGCGCTTCGCCCCAACGTGCCCACACGCGCAGGCATGTGTTTGCTCATGGCCGACATCGAGCCGCTCAAACCCAGCAACACCGGTTGGCTGATTGCCGATGTGGTAGCCGACACCTTTGCCTTTGGTTGGGCGCGTACCGAAGTTGACCCTGCGTTGTTGGCTCTGTTGAACGACCCACAATGGCAACCCTATGTGGTCTTCCCTGCTGAATTTGCTGATGACACACGCGTGGTGCATGAGGTGACGCACAACGCCAACACGCAACCTGTGAAGCGGCCCTTGTTCATGTTGCTCGACGGCACATGGGACGAAGCCCGCAAGATGTTTCGCAAAAGCCCCTACCTGCAAAACTTCCCCGTGCTTAGCCTGCAGCCCGAACAACTCTCACGCTACAAACTGCGCCGCGCCCAAAGCGAAGCGCACCTGTGCACCGCCGAAGTGGGTGCGATGTGTTTGGCACTGGCTAACGACACCCAAGCTGCCGAAGCCCTCAACGCCTACTTTGAAGTGTTCACCGAGCACTACATCAAAGCCAAGCAACAACTCCCCGTCGATTTAACGGATGACGTGCATCTGCGATTGCAGACAGCCACCCACTCCGCGTGA
- a CDS encoding DnaJ domain-containing protein has translation MSEHYAALGLKSDASLSDIKKAFRQKASQFHPDRNSDPDAPARFREVQEAYDVLSGNDKRKAYDDNRRRNLLDDPAQTAREIWQGYFQQVLNRT, from the coding sequence GTGTCTGAACACTACGCCGCCTTAGGTCTCAAAAGCGATGCCTCGCTGTCGGACATCAAAAAAGCGTTCCGCCAAAAAGCCTCGCAGTTTCATCCGGACCGCAACAGCGACCCCGATGCGCCTGCGCGTTTTCGTGAAGTGCAAGAGGCGTACGACGTGCTGTCAGGCAACGACAAACGCAAAGCCTACGACGACAACCGTCGCCGCAACCTGTTGGACGACCCCGCACAAACGGCACGCGAAATTTGGCAAGGCTACTTTCAGCAAGTGCTGAACCGGACATAA
- a CDS encoding GNAT family N-acetyltransferase: protein MSDLTTVEVRPATMRDAAKIAELYAATAKEAFKTMQTGAKVLPVPEEKNTVYWREAIEYAEPQVQVAVDGSKIVGFVGYDRSRDKGTPNTLGEIWDIYVDAAYWGKGVGLALWDAAREGLQEEGCTHVSIWVPIANDRAMRFHELAGFKREMSSAKTVPMGPVKVEEIRLKQSL from the coding sequence ATGTCCGACCTGACAACTGTTGAAGTCCGTCCCGCCACGATGCGCGACGCCGCCAAAATCGCCGAGCTGTACGCAGCCACCGCCAAAGAAGCTTTCAAAACCATGCAAACCGGCGCCAAAGTGCTGCCAGTGCCCGAAGAAAAAAACACCGTTTACTGGCGCGAAGCCATTGAATACGCCGAACCCCAAGTCCAAGTGGCCGTTGACGGCAGCAAGATTGTGGGCTTTGTGGGCTACGACCGCTCACGCGACAAAGGCACACCCAACACCCTCGGCGAAATTTGGGACATCTATGTGGACGCCGCCTACTGGGGCAAAGGCGTGGGCTTGGCCCTGTGGGACGCCGCCCGCGAAGGCCTGCAAGAAGAAGGCTGCACCCATGTGTCTATTTGGGTGCCTATTGCCAACGACCGCGCCATGCGCTTTCACGAGTTGGCTGGCTTCAAGCGCGAAATGTCTAGCGCCAAGACCGTGCCCATGGGCCCCGTCAAGGTCGAAGAAATTCGCCTAAAGCAATCGCTTTAA
- a CDS encoding tRNA-dihydrouridine synthase: protein MLILAPMEGLLDFVLRDVLTRIGGVDRCVSEFIRVTNTLLPERTFLRIVPELTNGGRTFAGVPVRPQLLGSDPQCLADNAARVAGMGCDGVDLNFGCPAKQVNRHGGGSVLLQDPEVLYQIVRAVRAAVPAHQVVSAKMRLGFNDDSTAEECALALEAGGASEIVVHARTKADAYRPPAYWHRIADIKAKVKTPLVANGEIWNVQDAINARAESGCFDLMLGRGIVTNPGLGWDIQAHDAAANGLPAPAPEVRWQDLPPHLHTFWQIVSGHVSERHQAGRLKQWLNFLRKYYPDAEAAYQHVRTLTSPKDINAWFDAMPTHQ from the coding sequence ATGCTCATTCTTGCCCCGATGGAGGGCTTGCTCGACTTTGTGCTGCGCGACGTGCTGACCCGCATCGGCGGGGTGGACCGCTGCGTGTCGGAGTTCATCCGCGTCACCAACACCTTGCTGCCCGAGCGCACTTTTTTGCGCATCGTGCCCGAGCTGACCAATGGCGGCCGTACTTTTGCGGGTGTGCCTGTGCGCCCTCAGTTATTGGGGTCAGACCCCCAATGTTTGGCCGACAACGCCGCACGTGTGGCGGGCATGGGTTGCGATGGGGTGGACTTGAACTTTGGGTGCCCCGCCAAACAAGTGAACCGCCACGGCGGCGGTTCGGTGCTGCTGCAAGACCCAGAAGTGCTGTACCAAATTGTGCGAGCCGTCCGCGCCGCCGTGCCTGCACACCAAGTGGTGTCGGCCAAGATGCGCTTGGGATTCAACGACGACAGCACCGCCGAAGAATGCGCCTTGGCGCTAGAAGCGGGTGGGGCGAGTGAGATCGTGGTGCACGCCCGCACAAAGGCAGATGCCTACCGACCGCCGGCGTATTGGCATCGCATTGCCGACATCAAAGCCAAGGTGAAAACACCCTTGGTGGCCAATGGCGAAATTTGGAATGTGCAAGACGCCATCAATGCACGCGCCGAGTCGGGCTGCTTTGATTTGATGTTGGGCCGCGGCATCGTGACCAACCCTGGCCTGGGCTGGGACATTCAAGCGCACGACGCTGCTGCAAATGGTTTGCCCGCACCCGCGCCCGAAGTACGCTGGCAAGACCTGCCGCCACACCTGCACACGTTTTGGCAAATTGTGTCGGGCCATGTGAGCGAGCGTCACCAAGCTGGGCGCTTGAAACAATGGCTGAATTTTTTGCGCAAGTACTACCCCGACGCCGAGGCCGCCTACCAACATGTACGCACCTTGACCAGCCCCAAAGACATCAACGCATGGTTTGACGCCATGCCTACACATCAATGA
- a CDS encoding DEAD/DEAH box helicase — protein MKPTSTYPREFAEQHMHTILARLAGPGAVPRADQVDAVHAVLQPASRVLVVQATGWGKSAVYWAATHAIRSTGAGPTLVVSPLLALMRDQVSAAERAGLKAATVNSTNIDDWDDVFQRLDEDTIDVLLVSPERLGNPRFAARLGALLARVGLIVIDEAHCISDWGFDFRPDYQRLARALLSTPTASVLATTATANERVTLDIGKQLGADTVTFRGTLARTSLTLSVVPGLSPLQRYAWIADALAQLPGSGIVYVLTVAEAERLTAFLRSCGHAVDAYSGQTDADTRLKVEDRLRHNQVKAVVATSALGMGYDKPDLGFCVHVGSPSTPVAYYQQVGRAGRAVAHAEGVLLPSDADERIWDYFATASIPDAATAAKVLQSLGNDGRSLLEIEADTGVRRGRLEALLKILAVEGVVDKEGPTWRATGVPYEHDTAKWTALAQVRQQEAGIMRQYAQGAGCLMAYLQTALDDPSPEPCGRCSVCTGHLPFPGLMPSQDKLIAARDFLRGMDVDIEPRKRWPSGVGRKGAIRGFDAGRAVAFADDPGWVVELQALRMAAPGDVPTDLLAGAVATLGRWAKTWPARPVCVVPMPAHNMASNRALAAYIAQKGRLPLHDVFSWAGGMPPDDAASTLVVAHLESVMRLATDVALSDGTVLLVATHVRTRWASTLAAALLREQGVNQVLLLALHLQP, from the coding sequence ATGAAACCTACATCTACTTACCCCCGCGAATTCGCCGAGCAACACATGCACACCATCCTGGCCCGCTTGGCCGGTCCGGGTGCGGTGCCCCGTGCCGACCAAGTGGACGCGGTGCACGCCGTGCTGCAACCGGCGTCCCGTGTGCTGGTGGTGCAGGCCACGGGTTGGGGCAAGTCGGCGGTGTATTGGGCGGCCACGCACGCGATACGCAGCACGGGCGCTGGCCCCACGCTGGTGGTCTCGCCCCTGTTGGCGCTGATGCGCGACCAGGTCAGCGCCGCCGAGCGTGCGGGCTTGAAGGCAGCTACCGTGAACTCCACCAACATCGATGACTGGGACGATGTGTTCCAACGGCTGGACGAGGACACCATCGACGTGCTGCTGGTCTCGCCTGAACGGCTGGGCAACCCGCGTTTTGCGGCGCGGCTGGGCGCTTTGCTGGCCCGGGTGGGCTTGATCGTGATCGACGAGGCGCATTGCATCAGCGATTGGGGTTTTGACTTCAGGCCTGATTACCAGCGCTTGGCGCGGGCGCTTTTGTCTACGCCGACCGCCAGCGTGCTGGCCACCACGGCCACGGCCAACGAGCGCGTTACCTTGGACATTGGCAAGCAGTTGGGCGCGGACACGGTGACCTTTCGCGGCACGCTGGCCCGCACCTCGCTCACGCTGTCGGTGGTGCCGGGTTTGTCGCCCTTGCAGCGCTACGCCTGGATCGCCGATGCCTTGGCGCAGTTGCCGGGCTCGGGCATTGTGTATGTGCTGACGGTGGCCGAGGCCGAGCGGCTCACCGCGTTTTTGCGCAGCTGCGGCCATGCGGTCGATGCTTACAGCGGTCAGACCGACGCCGATACGCGCCTCAAAGTGGAAGATCGTTTGCGCCACAACCAGGTCAAAGCGGTGGTGGCCACCTCAGCGCTGGGCATGGGCTACGACAAGCCGGATTTGGGCTTTTGTGTGCATGTGGGCTCGCCCTCGACCCCGGTGGCCTACTACCAGCAGGTGGGGCGGGCAGGGCGCGCCGTGGCGCATGCCGAAGGGGTGTTGCTGCCGTCGGACGCCGACGAACGGATTTGGGATTACTTCGCCACCGCGTCAATCCCGGATGCGGCCACGGCCGCCAAGGTGTTGCAAAGTCTGGGAAACGACGGGCGCAGTTTGCTGGAGATCGAAGCCGATACGGGCGTGCGCCGAGGGCGGCTGGAAGCGCTGCTCAAAATCTTGGCGGTGGAGGGCGTGGTGGACAAAGAAGGCCCCACTTGGCGCGCCACGGGTGTGCCGTATGAACACGACACGGCCAAATGGACGGCGCTGGCGCAAGTGCGCCAGCAAGAGGCCGGCATCATGCGCCAATACGCCCAGGGTGCGGGCTGCCTGATGGCGTATTTGCAAACCGCGCTGGACGACCCGTCGCCCGAGCCTTGCGGGCGCTGCTCGGTGTGCACCGGGCATTTGCCGTTTCCGGGCCTCATGCCTTCACAAGACAAACTGATCGCTGCGCGTGACTTCTTGCGCGGCATGGACGTGGACATCGAACCGCGCAAACGCTGGCCGAGTGGGGTGGGGCGTAAGGGCGCGATTCGCGGCTTTGACGCGGGCCGAGCTGTGGCTTTTGCCGATGATCCGGGTTGGGTGGTCGAGTTGCAGGCTTTGCGTATGGCTGCCCCGGGCGATGTACCCACCGATTTGTTGGCAGGGGCCGTGGCCACTCTTGGGCGCTGGGCCAAAACCTGGCCCGCCCGTCCGGTGTGTGTTGTGCCGATGCCAGCGCACAACATGGCGTCCAACCGCGCCCTAGCTGCGTACATTGCTCAAAAAGGTCGTTTGCCGTTGCACGATGTATTTAGCTGGGCTGGTGGAATGCCCCCTGATGACGCAGCCTCCACGCTTGTAGTGGCTCATTTAGAGTCAGTGATGAGGCTTGCAACAGATGTCGCGCTATCTGATGGCACCGTGCTTCTCGTGGCTACCCATGTGCGAACTCGTTGGGCTTCAACGCTTGCGGCGGCGCTCTTACGTGAGCAAGGTGTCAACCAGGTACTTTTGTTGGCTTTGCATTTGCAGCCTTGA
- the vapB gene encoding type II toxin-antitoxin system VapB family antitoxin, with protein sequence MTYARVFQSGNSQAVRLPKEFRFDTDQVEIFRQGSDIVLRQVPTNAGAVFDLLSSLPADFMADGRQDAPPQEREAL encoded by the coding sequence ATGACATATGCCCGTGTTTTTCAGTCTGGCAACAGCCAAGCTGTGCGTTTACCTAAAGAGTTTCGATTTGACACAGATCAGGTCGAAATATTTCGACAGGGCAGTGACATTGTGCTGCGCCAAGTGCCTACCAACGCGGGCGCCGTGTTCGATTTACTAAGTAGCTTGCCCGCAGACTTTATGGCCGATGGCCGCCAAGACGCACCGCCTCAAGAGCGCGAGGCGCTTTGA
- a CDS encoding type II toxin-antitoxin system VapC family toxin — MAVQLNRYLLDTNICIYIAKGQPLAVRHRFESHTLQELAMSTITVGELRFGAEKSQSRDRALATIAQLVQMIQPCALPMAAAEHYGHVRASLQQQGMPIGNNDLWLAAHALAEGWTLVTNNTREFSRVQGLRVENWVE, encoded by the coding sequence ATGGCCGTGCAGCTAAATCGCTATCTCTTAGATACCAATATTTGCATTTACATCGCTAAGGGACAGCCGCTGGCTGTGCGCCATCGGTTTGAGTCGCACACGCTTCAAGAGTTGGCCATGTCTACGATCACGGTGGGTGAATTGCGGTTTGGTGCAGAAAAAAGTCAGTCTCGTGATCGTGCGTTAGCGACTATTGCGCAATTGGTTCAAATGATCCAGCCGTGTGCCTTACCCATGGCGGCGGCTGAACATTACGGTCATGTGCGAGCCTCCTTACAGCAGCAGGGCATGCCAATTGGAAATAACGATCTTTGGTTAGCCGCTCATGCTCTAGCCGAAGGTTGGACTTTGGTGACGAACAACACGCGTGAGTTCAGCCGAGTGCAGGGGTTACGCGTTGAAAACTGGGTTGAGTAA
- a CDS encoding YbfB/YjiJ family MFS transporter, whose amino-acid sequence MPPASLKTHLHPWQVLTGGICGLVLTIGLARFAYTPLLPSLQIQTGLTDAAAGGLAAINYAGYMSGALAATWIDDVRWRHWLYSAGLWMALVTVAAMALTTWMPAWALIRYIGGLCGATGMLLGSGLILGWLMRQGRRPELGLYFIGLGLGIVVSALGAWGLSQLWPTWSDQWLAFATLGLLFFVPAWKWRPPVPPQVVVAHDAAPAAGLGSRRWAWTMLTSYFAAGWGFVISATFTVAIVEREPALAGQGPLAWAMVGLAAMPAVFIWDLVARRVGDKRALLLAFGLQTLSVMLPAMSGELWAALAGAVGYGATFIGIVSMTLALVGRRAPNNPGKAMAKLTLSYGAAQMLAPVVAGYMAQTTGTFKGALWLTAGVMAAGMALLATLPKDD is encoded by the coding sequence ATGCCACCTGCAAGTCTTAAAACACACCTCCACCCTTGGCAAGTCCTCACAGGCGGCATTTGCGGTTTGGTGTTGACCATTGGCTTGGCGCGTTTTGCATATACGCCGTTGCTACCAAGCCTGCAAATTCAAACCGGATTAACCGACGCTGCCGCAGGCGGCTTGGCCGCCATCAACTACGCTGGCTACATGAGCGGTGCATTGGCGGCCACCTGGATTGACGATGTGCGCTGGCGGCATTGGCTCTACAGCGCTGGCTTGTGGATGGCTTTGGTCACGGTGGCCGCAATGGCGCTGACCACTTGGATGCCTGCGTGGGCTTTGATTCGCTACATCGGTGGTTTGTGTGGCGCAACTGGCATGTTGCTGGGCTCCGGATTGATTTTGGGTTGGCTGATGCGGCAGGGGCGCCGGCCTGAGTTGGGTTTGTATTTCATTGGCTTGGGGCTGGGCATTGTGGTGTCGGCGTTGGGTGCTTGGGGCTTGTCGCAGTTGTGGCCCACATGGTCGGACCAATGGTTGGCGTTTGCGACGCTGGGCTTGCTGTTTTTTGTGCCCGCTTGGAAGTGGCGTCCGCCTGTGCCACCGCAGGTGGTGGTGGCGCATGACGCAGCGCCTGCGGCAGGCTTAGGCTCGCGCCGCTGGGCGTGGACCATGCTCACCAGTTACTTTGCGGCGGGTTGGGGCTTTGTGATCAGCGCCACTTTCACGGTGGCGATTGTTGAGCGCGAGCCTGCACTGGCGGGCCAAGGCCCGTTAGCTTGGGCGATGGTGGGGTTAGCGGCCATGCCCGCGGTGTTTATTTGGGATTTGGTGGCGCGGCGTGTGGGCGACAAGCGGGCATTGCTGTTGGCGTTTGGTTTGCAAACGCTTTCGGTCATGTTGCCTGCGATGTCGGGCGAGTTGTGGGCTGCGCTTGCAGGGGCTGTGGGCTATGGCGCAACGTTCATTGGCATTGTGAGCATGACACTGGCCTTGGTGGGCCGCAGAGCACCCAACAACCCAGGCAAAGCCATGGCCAAGCTCACGCTCAGCTACGGCGCCGCGCAAATGCTGGCCCCTGTGGTGGCGGGTTACATGGCTCAGACCACGGGCACGTTCAAAGGTGCGTTGTGGCTGACCGCTGGGGTGATGGCCGCAGGCATGGCCCTGTTGGCGACTTTGCCCAAAGACGACTGA
- the ycaO gene encoding 30S ribosomal protein S12 methylthiotransferase accessory factor YcaO, giving the protein MPTQSFILGKDAPLESTINTMQAKLQAMGFHIQEKSWLNPVDGIWSVHIRDRDCPALFANGKGATRMACLASALGEFFERLATNYFWTHFYLGPLTADASFVHYPQERWFDLTDDGSWPKGLLNAELHTFYNPEGNIDCANLVDFNSGNMERGICAIPYERQRDGETAYIPVNIIGNLYVSNGMSAGNTALEARTQALSEIFERHVKAKIISEGICLPDVPEAVINRYPRIAAGIEALRAAGFGILVKDASLGGKYPVMNVTLLHPEDQGCFASFGAHPRFEVALERALTELLQGRALDSLSGFPAPTFDLEEAASAPNIEIHFVDSSGVIHWEFLGQIPDYVFVDWNFANTTPEDYAYCVKRMHDDGFDIYIADFEHLGVYACRVLVPGMSEIYPVDDLDFENNSIANEMREAILNLTDLDNEECSDLLASLNESNLADERPVAGLIGMAADAGSFWADLRVGELKTLLALACGDEAATVEGCEWIRHFDQIPQQRRAVYACIETLVLLTDRGDTAPYVGAIRQLFGAGVFEQAHALIMQTDRFMGISAPGLMMEGCEMQHKLWAAYEKVQEYK; this is encoded by the coding sequence GTGCCCACTCAAAGTTTTATTCTTGGCAAAGACGCGCCACTCGAATCCACCATCAACACCATGCAGGCCAAGTTGCAGGCGATGGGGTTTCACATCCAAGAGAAAAGTTGGCTCAATCCCGTGGACGGCATTTGGTCGGTTCACATCCGCGACCGCGATTGCCCCGCTTTGTTTGCCAACGGCAAAGGCGCGACTCGCATGGCGTGTTTGGCCAGCGCGTTGGGTGAGTTCTTTGAACGCTTGGCCACCAATTATTTTTGGACGCATTTCTACCTTGGTCCCCTCACGGCAGATGCTTCGTTTGTGCACTACCCGCAAGAGCGTTGGTTTGATTTGACCGATGACGGTTCTTGGCCCAAGGGTTTACTCAACGCTGAGCTGCACACCTTTTACAACCCCGAGGGCAACATTGATTGCGCCAACTTGGTGGACTTCAACTCGGGCAACATGGAGCGAGGTATTTGCGCCATTCCGTATGAGCGCCAGCGTGATGGCGAGACAGCCTACATCCCCGTCAACATCATTGGCAACTTGTATGTGAGCAACGGCATGTCCGCGGGCAACACCGCGCTGGAGGCACGCACACAAGCGTTGTCTGAGATTTTCGAACGCCATGTGAAAGCCAAGATCATCAGCGAAGGCATTTGCTTGCCCGATGTGCCAGAAGCGGTGATCAATCGCTACCCGCGTATCGCTGCAGGCATTGAAGCCTTGCGTGCAGCAGGCTTTGGTATTTTGGTGAAAGACGCATCGCTCGGTGGCAAGTACCCCGTGATGAACGTGACTTTGCTGCACCCCGAAGACCAAGGCTGCTTTGCCAGCTTTGGTGCGCACCCGCGTTTTGAGGTGGCACTGGAGCGTGCATTGACCGAACTACTGCAAGGCCGCGCGTTGGATAGTTTGAGCGGTTTTCCTGCGCCCACATTTGATTTGGAAGAAGCGGCGAGTGCACCCAACATCGAAATTCATTTTGTGGATTCGAGTGGTGTGATTCACTGGGAGTTCTTGGGCCAGATTCCAGACTATGTGTTTGTGGACTGGAACTTTGCCAACACCACGCCTGAAGACTACGCGTATTGTGTGAAGCGCATGCACGACGATGGGTTTGACATTTACATCGCTGACTTCGAGCACTTGGGCGTGTATGCCTGCCGCGTGCTCGTGCCAGGTATGTCTGAGATTTACCCCGTGGACGACCTTGACTTTGAGAACAACAGCATCGCCAACGAAATGCGCGAGGCCATTCTTAATTTGACGGATCTCGATAACGAAGAGTGTTCAGACTTGTTGGCCTCGTTGAACGAATCCAACTTGGCCGATGAACGCCCCGTGGCGGGCCTGATTGGCATGGCCGCAGACGCAGGCAGCTTCTGGGCCGACTTGCGCGTAGGCGAACTCAAAACGTTGTTGGCCTTGGCCTGTGGCGACGAAGCCGCCACCGTAGAAGGCTGCGAGTGGATTCGCCACTTTGACCAAATTCCGCAACAACGCCGTGCTGTGTATGCGTGTATCGAAACCTTGGTGTTGCTGACCGACCGTGGCGACACTGCGCCTTATGTGGGTGCGATTCGCCAGCTGTTTGGCGCGGGTGTGTTTGAGCAAGCCCACGCCCTCATCATGCAGACTGACCGCTTCATGGGCATCTCAGCGCCTGGCTTGATGATGGAGGGCTGCGAGATGCAACACAAGTTGTGGGCGGCCTACGAAAAAGTGCAAGAGTACAAGTAA